A genome region from Brooklawnia propionicigenes includes the following:
- a CDS encoding SLC13 family permease: protein MPESTIALIILAAAVLLFIWDRLPIAVIALLVPLALWATGVLDLGEAVAGFGDPTVLFIAALFVVSEALDASGVTAAAGGFAMRLGGTNPSRLMVTVMLMAALLTALITPNGSVAALTPVIVVIAIRAHRSPSELLMPAAFAAHSGSLLMLIGSPVTVVVADYAESTGAGRLGLFSTGLIGLVLTVATIGVVLLLGSRLVPQRSSGKVLRDLGAHGALLAEHYGLDEPQDKLMQRGRGTAEFIIPPRSRFIGDLVHHGMVTESGELVVAGMHHKGRDVAGPLTLSAGDSLLFRGSWQALANAADDPDIIAVDDPDAVRRQAVPLGRGAKRALSVLAAMIVLLATGVVPAAVAGLLAALAMILLRVITVEEAYAGVSWTTIILVGGMMSLSVGMTESGAAQLLAEGLVSVVGSAGPFALLAGLFVITAVLGQLISNMATALIVIPIGVSAAAQMNISAMPILVAIAVFAAAALLTPVATPANLMVQEAAGYRFNDYWKLGAPLLLLYGLAGIFLVPLLWPF, encoded by the coding sequence ATGCCCGAAAGCACCATCGCCCTGATCATCCTGGCGGCCGCGGTCCTGCTGTTCATCTGGGATCGGCTGCCCATAGCGGTCATCGCGCTGCTCGTCCCGCTGGCTCTGTGGGCCACCGGAGTGCTCGATCTGGGTGAGGCCGTGGCCGGCTTCGGCGATCCGACGGTGCTGTTCATCGCGGCCTTGTTCGTGGTGAGCGAGGCTTTGGACGCCAGCGGTGTGACTGCGGCAGCCGGCGGATTCGCGATGCGGCTGGGCGGAACCAATCCGAGCCGTCTGATGGTCACCGTGATGCTGATGGCGGCTTTGCTGACGGCCCTGATCACCCCGAACGGGTCGGTGGCAGCTCTCACCCCGGTGATCGTGGTCATCGCGATCCGGGCGCACCGCTCACCGTCCGAGCTGCTGATGCCCGCAGCGTTCGCCGCTCATTCGGGCTCACTACTGATGCTGATCGGCAGCCCGGTGACCGTCGTGGTGGCCGACTACGCCGAATCGACCGGGGCCGGTCGGCTGGGGCTCTTCTCCACCGGGCTGATCGGCCTCGTGCTCACCGTCGCAACGATCGGGGTCGTGCTGCTGCTCGGCTCACGACTGGTACCGCAGCGCTCCTCCGGCAAGGTGCTGCGCGATCTCGGTGCACACGGTGCGCTGCTCGCCGAGCACTACGGGCTGGACGAGCCCCAGGACAAGCTGATGCAGCGCGGTCGCGGTACCGCCGAGTTCATCATTCCGCCGCGCTCCCGATTCATCGGCGACCTCGTCCACCACGGGATGGTGACCGAGTCGGGTGAACTCGTCGTGGCCGGGATGCATCACAAGGGACGCGACGTCGCCGGCCCGCTGACGCTGTCGGCCGGCGACTCGCTGCTGTTCCGGGGGTCCTGGCAGGCGCTGGCCAATGCCGCCGATGATCCCGACATCATCGCGGTCGACGACCCGGACGCGGTGCGCCGGCAGGCAGTTCCTCTCGGCCGGGGCGCCAAGCGCGCCCTCAGCGTCCTGGCTGCCATGATCGTGTTGCTCGCGACCGGCGTGGTCCCGGCCGCTGTGGCGGGCCTGCTGGCGGCGCTGGCCATGATCCTGCTGCGTGTGATCACCGTGGAAGAGGCCTACGCGGGTGTCTCCTGGACGACGATTATCCTTGTCGGAGGCATGATGTCGCTATCGGTGGGGATGACTGAGAGCGGAGCGGCGCAACTGCTGGCCGAAGGCCTGGTCTCCGTGGTGGGCAGTGCCGGACCTTTCGCGCTGCTCGCGGGACTGTTCGTCATCACTGCAGTACTCGGTCAACTGATCAGCAACATGGCAACCGCCCTGATCGTCATACCGATCGGCGTGTCGGCTGCTGCTCAGATGAATATCTCGGCGATGCCGATTCTGGTGGCGATCGCCGTGTTCGCCGCGGCCGCGCTGCTGACCCCGGTGGCCACCCCGGCGAACCTCATGGTGCAGGAGGCGGCGGGCTACCGCTTCAACGACTACTGGAAACTCGGAGCACCACTGCTGCTGCTCTATGGCTTGGCGGGCATCTTCCTCGTCCCGCTGCTGTGGCCGTTCTAG
- a CDS encoding DUF1269 domain-containing protein, producing MSELIIIGYDDHATAEAAQARVLQLQKDFVIDLSGLAVVRVDDDGKKHIDTPGSIVGVSATSGALWGMIIGLLFLVPGVGLLVGGAWGALAGLAGKAGINRSLRERVDGLLTPGKSALVVMAKKLTEDKFAAAMAEFGGTVLKTSLSDEAENELVQELKN from the coding sequence ATGTCGGAACTCATCATCATCGGTTATGACGACCATGCAACCGCCGAGGCCGCGCAGGCCAGGGTCCTGCAGCTCCAGAAGGATTTCGTCATTGACCTCTCCGGGCTCGCTGTTGTCCGGGTGGACGATGACGGCAAGAAGCACATCGATACCCCAGGATCCATCGTTGGCGTCTCCGCCACCTCCGGCGCGCTGTGGGGCATGATCATCGGATTGCTCTTCCTGGTTCCCGGTGTCGGGCTGCTGGTCGGCGGCGCCTGGGGTGCTCTGGCGGGTCTGGCCGGCAAGGCCGGCATCAATCGCAGCCTGCGTGAGCGGGTGGACGGATTGCTGACACCCGGCAAGTCGGCTCTGGTCGTGATGGCCAAGAAGCTCACTGAGGACAAGTTCGCGGCCGCCATGGCCGAGTTCGGCGGCACCGTCTTGAAGACCTCGCTTTCGGACGAGGCCGAGAACGAGCTCGTCCAGGAACTGAAGAACTGA
- a CDS encoding LapA family protein: MSETGNSGSSFKITPRVWLGLAIAVVAIIFILQNRQPADISLVMLRVSAPLWVTLSAVFLAGFAAGWLVSKRRK, translated from the coding sequence ATGAGCGAAACAGGCAATTCCGGGTCAAGCTTCAAAATCACTCCGCGGGTGTGGTTGGGTCTTGCGATCGCGGTGGTGGCCATCATCTTCATCTTGCAGAACCGCCAGCCCGCCGACATCAGTCTGGTGATGTTGCGGGTGTCCGCCCCGCTGTGGGTCACCTTGAGCGCTGTCTTCCTCGCGGGCTTCGCCGCGGGCTGGCTCGTTTCGAAGCGGCGCAAATGA